The following proteins are encoded in a genomic region of Hippopotamus amphibius kiboko isolate mHipAmp2 chromosome 8, mHipAmp2.hap2, whole genome shotgun sequence:
- the LOC130859308 gene encoding LOW QUALITY PROTEIN: dual specificity mitogen-activated protein kinase kinase 4-like (The sequence of the model RefSeq protein was modified relative to this genomic sequence to represent the inferred CDS: substituted 1 base at 1 genomic stop codon), which yields MAAPSPSGGGGGSGGGSGTPGPAGSPAPGHPAVSSMQGKRKALKLNFANPTFKSTARFTLNPNPAGVQNPHIERLRTHSIESSGKLKISPEQHWDFTAEDLKDLGEIGRGAYGSVNKVVHXPSGQIMAVKRIRSTVDEKEQKQLLMDLDVVMRSSDCPYIVQFYGALFREGDCWICRELMSTSFDKFYKYVYSVLDDVIPEEILDKITLATVKALNHLKENLKIIHRDIKPSNILLDRSGNIKLCDFGISGQLVDSIAKTRDAGCRPYMAPERIDPSASRQGYDVRSDVWSLGITLYELATGRFPYPKWNSVFHQLTQVVKGDPPQLSNSEEREFSPSFINFVNLCLTKDESKRPKYKELLKHPFILMYEERAVEVACYVCKILDQMPTTPSSPMYVD from the coding sequence ATGGCGGCTCCGAGCCCgagcggcggcgggggcggctccGGGGGCGGCAGCGGCACCCCGGGCCCCGCGGGGTCCCCGGCGCCCGGCCACCCGGCCGTCAGCAGCATGCAGGGTAAACGCAAAGCACTGAAGTTGAATTTTGCAAATCCAACTTTCAAATCTACAGCAAGGTTTACTCTGAACCCCAATCCTGCAGGAGTTCAAAACCCACACATAGAGAGACTGAGAACACACAGCATTGAATCGTCAGGAAAACTGAAGATCTCCCCTGAGCAACACTGGGATTTCACTGCAGAGGACTTGAAAGACCTTGGAGAAATTGGACGAGGAGCTTATGGTTCTGTCAACAAAGTGGTCCACTAACCAAGTGGGCAAATAATGGCAGTTAAAAGAATTCGGTCAACAGTGGATGAAAAGGAGCAGAAACAGCTTCTCATGGATTTGGATGTAGTGATGCGGAGCAGTGACTGCCCGTACATTGTTCAGTTTTATGGCGCACTCTTCAGAGAGGGTGACTGTTGGATCTGTAGGGAACTCATGTCTACCTCGTTTGATAAGttttacaaatatgtatatagtGTATTAGATGATGTTATTCCAGAAGAAATTTTAGACAAAATCACTTTAGCAACTGTGAAAGCACTAAACCacttaaaagaaaacttgaaaatcaTTCACAGAGATATCAAACCTTCCAATATTCTTCTGGATAGAAGTGGAAATATTAAACTCTGTGACTTTGGCATCAGTGGACAGCTTGTGGACTCCATTGCCAAGACAAGGGATGCTGGGTGCAGGCCGTACATGGCACCTGAAAGAATAGACCCAAGTGCATCACGACAAGGCTATGATGTCCGCTCTGATGTCTGGAGTTTGGGGATCACATTGTACGAATTGGCCACAGGCCGATTTCCTTATCCAAAGTGGAATAGTGTATTTCATCAGCTAACACAAGTCGTGAAAGGAGATCCGCCACAGCTGAGTAATTCTGAGGAAAGGGAATTTTCCCCAAGTTTCATCAACTTTGTCAACTTGTGCCTTACGAAGGATGAATCCAAAAGGCCAAAGTATAAAGAACTTCTGAAACATCCCTTTATTTTGATGTATGAAGAGCGCGCTGTCGAGGTCGCATGCTATGTTTGTAAAATCCTGGATCAGATGCCCACTACTCCCAGCTCTCCCATGTATGTCGATTGA